In one window of Gossypium arboreum isolate Shixiya-1 chromosome 4, ASM2569848v2, whole genome shotgun sequence DNA:
- the LOC108478998 gene encoding casparian strip membrane protein 3, giving the protein MAKGNGVERKSHAVQKGVSVMDLIFRILALIGTLGSAFAMATTNQRLPFFNSFTQFKARYRDIPAFIFFVAANGIVSAYLLLSLPFSFFHILRSSAQRTRLILMFFDMAMLVILTAGASAAAAIVYLAHIGNPNWNWFSFCRQFHSFCERSSGSLIGSFVAVIFMTLVIILAGVALARRA; this is encoded by the exons atggcgAAGGGTAATGGTGTTGAGCGAAAGAGTCATGCAGTGCAAAAAGGTGTATCAGTAATGGACTTGATTTTCAGGATACTGGCACTTATAGGAACCTTGGGGAGTGCATTTGCAATGGCCACAACTAACCAAAGGCTGCCCTTCTTTAATAGTTTTACTCAGTTCAAAGCCAGATACAGAGACATACCAGCATTCAT TTTCTTTGTGGCTGCAAATGGAATTGTAAGCGCCTATCTTCTGCTTTCTCTCCCTTTCTCATTCTTCCACATCCTAAGGAGCAGTGCTCAAAGGACTAGGCTCATCTTGATGTTCTTCGACATG GCAATGTTGGTTATTTTGACAGCTGGAGCCTCAGCGGCGGCAGCGATTGTGTACTTAGCACATATAGGGAATCCCAATTGGAATTGGTTCTCATTCTGCAGACAATTCCACTCCTTTTGCGAGCGTTCTTCGGGTTCTTTAATTGGATCCTTTGTAGCAGTCATCTTTATGACACTGGTGATTATATTAGCAGGTGTTGCCCTTGCTCGACGTGCTTAG